The Sulfurimonas lithotrophica genome includes a region encoding these proteins:
- a CDS encoding multiheme c-type cytochrome encodes MKVLLYILSITTILFASTHDTAACKKCHPLIAQEFENSMHKKSSIYDDKIHKAVWDKHPASAKGNYKCAKCHTPNAKEAKAQKEGISCISCHTISNVEKHAQSNKNIYSGEKKKFYSAEIGRENEKVIYKKESSLFGMNVTTTGSAYHDLDYTNENFYNANVCMGCHSHKQNSHEFSVCTTEEEGAKDKKTNCITCHMPKVDGSATTVRISKQHSFHGFAGAHTKPQMLKKYVEFGFEKNSNSFEIIVHNKAPHNLMTHPLRVVQLRVNHIRDAKSTALKTQTFVKVIGTEGKPSMPWLATEVVKDTMIKANEKRKVKYDKKLKSGDTVEVILGYYIVNPKAVEKLNLQDDKAATEFKILKSQNINIE; translated from the coding sequence ATGAAAGTTTTACTTTATATTTTATCTATTACTACAATTCTTTTTGCATCTACACACGATACGGCTGCATGTAAAAAATGTCATCCGTTAATAGCACAAGAGTTTGAGAACTCAATGCATAAAAAATCATCTATATATGATGACAAAATTCATAAAGCCGTATGGGATAAACACCCCGCATCTGCCAAAGGTAATTATAAATGTGCAAAATGCCATACTCCAAACGCTAAAGAAGCTAAGGCTCAAAAAGAGGGTATTTCATGTATAAGTTGCCATACTATTTCAAATGTAGAAAAACACGCCCAATCAAATAAAAATATTTATTCCGGTGAGAAAAAGAAGTTTTACTCTGCTGAGATTGGTAGAGAAAATGAAAAAGTAATTTATAAAAAAGAGAGTTCACTTTTTGGTATGAACGTTACAACTACGGGTTCTGCATACCATGATCTGGATTATACAAATGAAAATTTTTATAACGCAAATGTATGTATGGGTTGTCATTCACATAAACAAAATTCACATGAGTTTTCAGTATGTACAACAGAAGAAGAGGGTGCTAAGGATAAAAAAACAAACTGTATAACTTGTCATATGCCAAAAGTTGACGGCTCGGCTACAACGGTTCGTATAAGCAAACAACACTCTTTTCACGGATTTGCAGGTGCTCACACAAAACCTCAAATGCTTAAAAAATACGTAGAATTCGGATTTGAAAAAAATTCAAACAGTTTTGAAATTATTGTGCATAATAAAGCTCCGCATAACTTGATGACACATCCTCTAAGGGTTGTACAATTAAGAGTAAATCATATTAGAGATGCAAAATCTACGGCATTGAAAACCCAAACTTTTGTAAAAGTAATCGGTACCGAAGGTAAACCTTCTATGCCTTGGTTGGCTACCGAAGTTGTTAAAGATACCATGATTAAAGCTAATGAAAAACGTAAAGTAAAATATGATAAAAAATTAAAAAGCGGTGATACGGTAGAAGTTATACTTGGATACTATATAGTAAATCCAAAAGCTGTTGAAAAGTTAAATTTACAAGATGACAAAGCAGCTACCGAATTCAAAATTTTAAAAAGTCAAAATATAAATATAGAGTAG
- the tsf gene encoding translation elongation factor Ts has translation MAVTAAQVKELRAATDAPMMDCKKALVENDGDMAKATEWLKERGIAKAAKKASERVAAEGLVGLKIADDFSKATVVEINSETDFVAKNEGFQNLVLKTTEEVYSNNPADVDTVMSTEFGRYFTEETAKIGEKIELRRFGTLEAEDDTIAMNGYVHSNNRIAVIVKAKCDSAKTAEGMRDVMKQVAMHASAMKPQTLSFKDFDPAFVESETKGRIEAIKKENEELSRLGKTLKNVPTYVSMMQLTDEVIAQAEEDIKATLKEQGKPEQIWDKIVPGSLARFIDDNTTLDKEQALLDQTYVLDDKKTVAEAVEAHAKALGGTAEIVDFIRLEVGEGIEKATDDFAAEVAAQMG, from the coding sequence ATGGCAGTTACAGCAGCACAAGTAAAAGAATTACGCGCAGCTACTGATGCGCCGATGATGGATTGTAAAAAAGCATTAGTTGAAAATGACGGAGACATGGCAAAAGCGACTGAGTGGCTAAAAGAGCGTGGTATCGCTAAAGCTGCTAAAAAAGCTTCTGAGCGTGTTGCAGCTGAAGGTCTTGTCGGACTTAAAATTGCTGATGATTTTTCAAAAGCTACCGTAGTTGAGATTAACTCTGAAACTGACTTCGTTGCAAAAAATGAAGGTTTCCAAAACCTTGTTCTTAAAACTACTGAAGAAGTATATTCAAACAATCCTGCTGATGTAGATACAGTTATGTCAACAGAATTCGGTAGATACTTCACAGAAGAAACAGCTAAAATCGGTGAGAAAATCGAACTTCGTCGTTTTGGTACATTGGAAGCTGAAGATGATACTATTGCGATGAACGGTTATGTTCACTCAAACAACCGTATCGCAGTTATCGTTAAAGCTAAATGTGATTCAGCTAAAACTGCTGAAGGTATGAGAGACGTTATGAAACAAGTTGCAATGCACGCATCTGCAATGAAACCTCAAACTCTTTCATTTAAAGATTTTGACCCTGCGTTTGTAGAGTCTGAAACAAAAGGTAGAATCGAAGCTATCAAAAAAGAAAACGAAGAGTTATCACGTTTAGGTAAGACTCTTAAAAATGTTCCTACATACGTTTCAATGATGCAACTTACTGATGAAGTTATAGCTCAAGCAGAAGAAGATATCAAAGCTACGTTAAAAGAGCAGGGTAAACCTGAGCAAATTTGGGACAAAATCGTTCCTGGTTCATTAGCTCGTTTTATCGATGACAATACTACTTTAGATAAAGAGCAAGCTTTACTTGATCAAACTTATGTACTAGATGATAAAAAAACTGTAGCAGAAGCTGTTGAGGCACATGCAAAAGCTCTTGGCGGAACTGCTGAGATTGTTGATTTTATCCGTCTTGAAGTTGGTGAAGGTATCGAAAAAGCTACTGATGATTTCGCGGCAGAAGTTGCTGCACAAATGGGTTAA
- the fliR gene encoding flagellar biosynthetic protein FliR, protein MSWAQVFTQDYVVGFILLFFRFAAMFMAAPIFSHQNIPQSIKAALAFVFAIVFYSSMPPLDIPLNILSVIIAILSEVLFGLAIGVVLQVAYNVITFAGGQISFMMGFSMASAIDPQTGVSMPIISQFLSLLALMVLLSIDMHHWLLLFINDSLSQIPLGGFLMQENLFRYTIEASSKMFLVGFIIAFPIIALTFLQDVIFGMLMKTMPQFNLLVIGFPIKIAFAFIVLIAILTSTMLVFKSHVQEAFNYLEILF, encoded by the coding sequence ATGTCCTGGGCGCAAGTTTTCACTCAAGATTACGTAGTCGGTTTTATACTTTTATTTTTTAGATTTGCCGCTATGTTTATGGCAGCGCCTATATTTTCACACCAAAATATTCCTCAAAGTATAAAAGCGGCTTTAGCTTTTGTATTTGCAATCGTATTTTACTCATCAATGCCCCCGTTGGATATTCCGTTAAATATTTTAAGTGTAATAATTGCAATACTTAGCGAGGTATTATTTGGTTTAGCCATAGGGGTAGTCCTTCAAGTGGCTTATAACGTTATAACATTTGCAGGTGGGCAGATATCGTTTATGATGGGCTTTTCCATGGCAAGTGCTATTGACCCTCAGACCGGTGTTTCGATGCCTATAATTTCACAGTTTTTATCTCTTCTTGCACTTATGGTTCTTTTATCTATAGATATGCATCATTGGTTGCTTTTATTTATAAATGATTCATTATCTCAAATTCCACTCGGCGGATTTTTAATGCAGGAAAATTTATTTAGATATACGATTGAAGCATCTTCAAAAATGTTTTTGGTCGGATTTATCATAGCATTTCCTATTATAGCTCTTACATTTTTACAAGATGTTATTTTTGGGATGCTTATGAAAACAATGCCGCAGTTTAATCTTCTTGTAATCGGGTTTCCTATTAAAATCGCATTTGCGTTTATAGTATTAATAGCGATACTTACTTCTACGATGTTAGTATTTAAAAGTCATGTTCAAGAAGCTTTTAACTATCTGGAGATACTTTTTTAG
- the gmk gene encoding guanylate kinase — protein MNHKSGAILVLSGPSGAGKSTLLNEIINDVGECYFSISTTTRPMREGEIDGVHYHFVDEKEFEKDIEEEMFLEYAHVHGNYYGTSIKPVKEALKDGKLVIFDIDVQGNTVVTNRLGDITTSVFISPPTLSELKHRLEARQTDSQEVIDRRIKMAKREIQRISEYDFLIVNDDLDKAAQILRTIAKAARLKIAGNEINEFAQMWEDI, from the coding sequence GTGAATCATAAAAGTGGTGCTATATTAGTACTTTCAGGCCCAAGCGGGGCAGGTAAAAGTACACTTTTAAATGAGATAATTAATGATGTAGGGGAGTGTTATTTTTCTATTTCAACTACAACCCGTCCTATGCGCGAAGGGGAAATAGACGGTGTTCATTATCATTTTGTAGATGAAAAAGAGTTCGAAAAAGATATAGAAGAAGAGATGTTTTTAGAATATGCCCATGTCCACGGTAACTACTACGGTACATCCATAAAACCGGTAAAAGAAGCTTTAAAAGACGGTAAACTTGTTATATTTGATATAGATGTGCAAGGTAATACCGTTGTAACTAACAGACTTGGGGATATTACAACCTCCGTTTTTATTTCTCCACCTACACTCTCAGAGTTAAAGCATCGCTTAGAGGCTAGACAAACAGACTCACAAGAAGTTATAGACAGACGTATAAAGATGGCTAAAAGAGAGATCCAACGTATAAGTGAATATGATTTTTTGATAGTTAACGATGATTTAGATAAAGCAGCTCAAATTTTAAGAACGATTGCTAAAGCGGCAAGATTAAAAATAGCAGGTAATGAGATAAACGAATTTGCTCAAATGTGGGAAGATATTTAA
- a CDS encoding ABC transporter ATP-binding protein produces MNLLKANNLSHSFDTELFSNVSLNLDAKQSMAIIGLSGSGKSTLLNILSTLLVPSEGEVYLFGKNVTSMKEKELERVKRKDLGLVFQQHYLFRGFSVEENLEISAILSDEDIDKKLLKRLGVENTLQQKVTELSGGQQQRISIARVLTKKPKILFVDEPTGNLDNVTGDEVKKIFFDYIDEEEAGMVLVTHNEEFAMDCNIVYKLQNKELVRVK; encoded by the coding sequence ATGAATTTATTAAAAGCAAATAACCTTTCGCATTCTTTCGATACTGAACTTTTTTCAAACGTTTCATTGAACTTAGATGCAAAGCAAAGCATGGCTATTATAGGTTTAAGCGGAAGCGGAAAATCCACTCTGTTAAATATACTCTCGACATTATTAGTACCAAGTGAAGGGGAAGTTTATCTTTTTGGTAAAAACGTAACCTCAATGAAAGAAAAAGAGTTGGAACGTGTTAAGAGAAAAGACCTTGGGCTTGTATTTCAGCAACACTATCTTTTTCGCGGTTTTTCGGTTGAAGAAAATCTTGAAATATCTGCAATTTTATCTGATGAGGATATTGATAAAAAGTTATTAAAGAGATTAGGGGTAGAAAATACGCTACAACAAAAAGTTACAGAACTCTCAGGCGGACAACAGCAACGCATCTCCATCGCCAGAGTTTTAACAAAAAAACCTAAAATTCTTTTTGTGGATGAACCTACGGGAAACTTAGATAACGTAACAGGAGATGAAGTTAAAAAAATCTTTTTTGACTATATAGATGAAGAAGAAGCCGGAATGGTGCTCGTTACGCACAATGAAGAGTTTGCAATGGATTGCAATATAGTATATAAACTACAAAACAAAGAGTTAGTTAGGGTTAAGTAA
- the rpsB gene encoding 30S ribosomal protein S2, producing the protein MVTMKDLLECGVHFGHQTRRWNPKMKKYIFGVRKNIYIIDLQKTLRYFRNTYQIVVDAAAEGQTVLFVGTKKQARVSVRDAAIACGMPYVDNRWLGGMLTNFPTIQKSIRKLDAITEMQENGQIDLLTKKEALMLSRTKEKLEQYFGGIRDMKRLPDMMFVVDAVKEHTAVLEANKLGIKVVAPLDTNCDPDVIDYPIPGNDDAIRSIQLFCKEMAEAINEGKALRDGQSEDAEAKIEEAQAEVAAEEAPAEEEAAKTEETTEEA; encoded by the coding sequence ATGGTAACTATGAAAGACCTATTGGAGTGTGGTGTACACTTCGGACACCAAACTCGTCGTTGGAACCCAAAAATGAAAAAATACATTTTCGGTGTTCGTAAAAATATCTATATTATCGATTTACAAAAAACTTTACGTTATTTCCGTAACACATACCAAATCGTTGTAGATGCAGCAGCTGAAGGACAAACTGTTCTTTTCGTTGGTACAAAAAAACAAGCTCGCGTTTCAGTTCGTGATGCAGCTATCGCTTGTGGTATGCCGTATGTAGATAACAGATGGTTAGGCGGTATGCTTACTAACTTTCCAACTATTCAAAAATCTATTCGTAAACTTGATGCTATCACGGAGATGCAAGAAAACGGTCAAATCGATCTTTTAACTAAAAAAGAAGCTTTAATGCTTTCTCGTACAAAAGAGAAATTAGAGCAGTATTTCGGTGGTATCCGTGATATGAAAAGATTACCTGATATGATGTTTGTTGTAGATGCCGTTAAAGAGCACACTGCAGTTTTAGAAGCAAACAAACTAGGAATCAAAGTTGTAGCTCCACTAGATACTAACTGTGACCCTGACGTAATCGATTATCCAATTCCGGGTAATGATGATGCTATCCGTTCAATTCAACTATTTTGTAAAGAGATGGCTGAAGCTATAAATGAAGGTAAAGCATTACGTGATGGTCAAAGTGAAGATGCTGAAGCTAAAATAGAAGAAGCACAAGCGGAAGTAGCGGCAGAAGAAGCTCCGGCTGAAGAAGAAGCTGCTAAAACAGAAGAAACTACAGAGGAAGCATAA
- the argS gene encoding arginine--tRNA ligase, with amino-acid sequence MKQRVQSYLHDKLGREVVLEKPRDRSFGHFATPIAFSLAKELRKSPMVIAEELASSFDESNEVFSKVESVKGYLNFRLSEDFLNEYGSWALDNSQMFGTDEKKEKILLEFVSANPTGPLHIGHARGAVYGDTLYRLAKHLGYDITAEYYVNDAGNQIDLLGLSIQLYAKENILKQEVEYPESYYRGEYLDALARDAIKKFGEEIITDESRQKELAIWAKDGVMEIVTKTLADTNIFFDTFVNESSLYDDWDRVMSKMANNDANAIYEKDEKIWLASEVKGDDNDRVVVREDKRPTYLAGDIVYHNQKFERGYDHYINIWGADHHGYIPRVNAAIEYLGYDSNKLEVLLSQMVSLLKDGEPYKMSKRAGNVILMSDIVDEIGADALRFIFASKKSDTSLEFDVESLKKQDSSNPIFYIQYAHARIKTIISKSDLSEDDIMAASLKGFDEQADTLLFDALLLPEVIEDAFSSRQVQKLPDYLQSLAASLHKFYYDVRIIGREDEAKLLKLLMVVALSIKTGLSLMGIEAKDRMFKDDEAN; translated from the coding sequence TTGAAACAACGTGTACAATCATATCTTCACGACAAGTTAGGTCGTGAAGTAGTTTTAGAAAAACCGCGTGACCGTTCTTTTGGTCATTTTGCCACCCCAATCGCTTTTTCACTTGCTAAAGAATTAAGAAAATCACCGATGGTTATTGCTGAAGAGCTTGCTTCTTCTTTTGATGAGAGTAATGAAGTTTTTTCAAAAGTTGAATCTGTAAAAGGTTATTTGAATTTTCGTTTGAGTGAAGATTTTTTAAACGAATATGGTTCGTGGGCTTTGGATAACTCTCAAATGTTTGGAACTGATGAGAAAAAAGAAAAAATCCTTTTAGAGTTCGTTAGTGCAAATCCGACAGGACCGCTTCATATAGGACATGCCCGTGGAGCAGTTTACGGTGATACGCTTTATCGTTTGGCAAAACATTTAGGTTATGATATCACGGCTGAGTATTATGTAAACGATGCCGGTAACCAAATAGACTTACTGGGTCTATCTATCCAACTATATGCAAAAGAAAACATACTAAAGCAAGAGGTTGAATATCCAGAGAGTTATTATCGTGGCGAGTATCTAGATGCATTGGCTCGTGATGCTATAAAAAAATTCGGCGAAGAAATAATCACGGATGAATCTCGTCAAAAAGAGCTCGCTATTTGGGCAAAAGACGGAGTAATGGAGATTGTTACAAAAACTTTAGCCGATACAAATATCTTTTTTGATACTTTTGTAAATGAGTCCTCTTTGTATGATGACTGGGACAGAGTTATGTCTAAAATGGCAAACAACGATGCAAATGCCATTTATGAAAAAGATGAGAAAATCTGGCTGGCATCTGAAGTTAAGGGTGATGATAACGACAGAGTTGTAGTTCGTGAAGACAAACGTCCAACTTATCTTGCGGGAGACATAGTTTACCATAACCAAAAATTTGAGCGCGGGTATGATCACTATATAAATATATGGGGTGCTGACCACCATGGGTATATTCCGCGTGTGAATGCAGCTATCGAATATCTTGGATACGATTCAAATAAATTAGAGGTACTGCTTTCTCAGATGGTTAGTCTGTTAAAAGACGGTGAGCCGTATAAGATGAGTAAACGTGCAGGTAACGTTATACTTATGAGTGATATAGTAGATGAGATAGGTGCAGATGCATTACGTTTTATCTTTGCATCTAAAAAGAGCGACACCTCTTTGGAATTTGATGTAGAATCACTAAAAAAACAAGATAGCTCAAACCCTATCTTTTATATACAGTATGCTCATGCGCGCATCAAAACTATAATCTCAAAAAGTGATTTAAGTGAAGATGATATCATGGCTGCGTCACTTAAAGGTTTTGATGAACAGGCAGATACCCTGCTATTTGATGCATTATTGCTTCCTGAGGTAATCGAAGATGCATTCAGCTCACGTCAAGTTCAAAAACTGCCTGATTATCTACAGTCTTTAGCGGCATCTCTACATAAATTTTATTATGATGTTCGTATAATAGGGCGTGAAGATGAAGCAAAACTGCTTAAACTTTTGATGGTAGTTGCACTCTCTATTAAAACAGGTCTATCTTTAATGGGCATAGAAGCAAAAGATAGAATGTTTAAAGATGACGAAGCTAATTAA
- the bcp gene encoding thioredoxin-dependent thiol peroxidase, with amino-acid sequence MLKIDEKMPEFCLPNQDDVEICSRDLKGKWMVLYFYPKDNTPGCTTEACEFTQALPDFSDLDAIILGVSADSTKKHRNFIEKKDLGITLLSDEDTSMMQKFGVWQLKKNYGKEYMGIVRSTYIINPEGIVKAVFENVRVKDHVAKVKEELKALQG; translated from the coding sequence ATGTTGAAAATCGATGAAAAAATGCCGGAGTTTTGTCTTCCAAATCAAGATGATGTAGAGATATGTTCTCGTGATTTAAAAGGAAAGTGGATGGTTTTGTACTTTTATCCAAAAGACAATACTCCGGGTTGTACTACTGAAGCGTGTGAATTTACACAAGCTTTGCCTGATTTTAGTGACTTGGATGCAATTATTTTAGGCGTAAGTGCCGACTCTACAAAAAAACATCGTAATTTTATAGAGAAAAAAGATTTAGGTATTACACTGTTAAGTGATGAAGATACCTCAATGATGCAAAAATTCGGTGTATGGCAACTAAAGAAAAACTATGGAAAAGAGTATATGGGGATTGTGCGTTCAACATATATTATAAATCCCGAAGGAATAGTAAAAGCGGTTTTTGAAAATGTACGTGTAAAAGACCATGTTGCCAAAGTGAAAGAAGAGCTAAAAGCTCTTCAGGGTTAA
- a CDS encoding DNA topoisomerase IV → MKILLLNDNPVVNKLVTLSAQKTSDEVEIVANIEEISAGSYDLVVVDDSMFSQELMQELKEKITYTKSLYIFAKDGQAEEGFTSTLKKPFLPTDMVELFSNLGRDEEVEEDDNELDEIEEDEEINLDEEDAINDDLELDSIEDDGLDKEDMEELDAELDLDDIEVEDSQELDADLDLNDLEDEDSEDDELNLDDLDEEEDLESILDKDELQEVQNLLEENEEDIEDEDKTLDEDLDLDELDLDEKENAESDEELDLDDIESFEDEGSETESDEAEEEDLELDEELSLEDEEVDAESNEELDLDDIEDADNTHDEELDLDDIESFEDEGSEIENDEAEEEDLELDEELSLEDEHDLNLDDIEDADNTHDEELDLDDTEGFEDENLETDSDEAEEDLELDEELSLEDESILGDENLEELIESAEEELTEEELNSEIDMDEFASLTADSLRMAVGEMNEDDLEAEEAPSDIETTLDEEEPEIPANTNIEANNDGVESLKKLLKALTNEDVAASMKGMKININIELGGDKSES, encoded by the coding sequence TTGAAAATTTTACTCTTAAATGATAATCCGGTTGTAAATAAATTAGTAACTTTAAGTGCTCAAAAAACTTCTGATGAAGTAGAAATAGTCGCAAATATTGAAGAAATATCTGCAGGCTCATATGATTTAGTTGTTGTTGATGATAGTATGTTTAGCCAAGAGTTGATGCAGGAACTAAAAGAAAAAATCACATATACTAAATCTTTATATATTTTTGCAAAAGACGGACAAGCAGAAGAAGGTTTTACTTCTACGCTTAAAAAACCTTTTTTACCTACGGATATGGTAGAACTTTTCTCAAACTTAGGTCGTGATGAGGAAGTTGAAGAAGACGATAATGAACTTGATGAAATTGAAGAAGATGAAGAGATAAACCTGGATGAAGAAGACGCAATAAATGATGATTTAGAGCTAGACAGTATTGAAGATGACGGTTTAGACAAAGAAGATATGGAAGAACTTGATGCAGAGCTAGATTTAGATGATATTGAAGTTGAAGATTCACAAGAGCTTGATGCAGATTTGGATTTAAATGATTTGGAAGATGAAGACTCCGAAGATGATGAATTAAATCTAGACGATTTGGATGAGGAAGAAGATTTAGAATCTATTTTAGATAAAGATGAACTTCAAGAGGTACAAAATCTTTTGGAAGAAAATGAAGAAGATATTGAAGATGAAGATAAAACTCTCGATGAAGATTTAGACTTGGACGAATTGGATTTAGATGAAAAAGAAAATGCCGAGAGTGACGAAGAGTTAGACTTAGACGATATAGAAAGTTTTGAGGATGAAGGCTCGGAAACAGAGAGTGATGAGGCAGAGGAAGAAGATTTAGAACTAGATGAAGAGTTAAGTTTAGAAGATGAAGAAGTAGATGCTGAAAGTAACGAAGAATTAGATTTAGATGATATTGAAGATGCAGATAATACTCACGATGAAGAGTTAGACTTAGACGATATAGAAAGTTTTGAAGATGAAGGCTCAGAAATAGAGAATGATGAGGCAGAGGAAGAAGATTTAGAACTAGATGAAGAATTAAGTTTAGAAGATGAACATGATTTAAATTTGGATGATATTGAAGATGCAGATAATACTCACGATGAAGAGTTAGATTTGGATGATACAGAAGGTTTTGAGGATGAAAACTTAGAAACTGATAGTGATGAAGCAGAAGAAGATTTAGAACTAGATGAAGAATTAAGTTTAGAAGATGAGAGTATTTTAGGGGATGAAAATTTAGAAGAACTTATAGAATCAGCTGAAGAGGAATTAACGGAAGAGGAGTTAAATTCCGAAATAGATATGGACGAATTTGCTTCTTTAACTGCAGATAGTTTAAGAATGGCAGTCGGAGAGATGAACGAGGATGACTTAGAAGCAGAAGAAGCACCAAGCGATATAGAAACGACTTTAGATGAAGAAGAACCTGAAATTCCTGCAAATACTAATATAGAAGCAAATAATGATGGTGTAGAATCACTTAAAAAACTTCTAAAAGCTTTAACCAATGAAGACGTAGCCGCTTCAATGAAGGGTATGAAAATTAATATAAATATAGAATTAGGCGGCGATAAAAGTGAATCATAA
- a CDS encoding DUF3373 family protein, producing MKKPLVISLVTATLLSTNVYAQSMYEKFEAMQKEMQMLKQEVATLKKEKNSEPEAQMAEKDTDEEEAISIEEEDDDLEETLEFFDSKISQLNKATSGNRLKFGADYRFTLDNIKYTMADKSKAKNDALMTNRLWINMFWKANNELSFRAQVAYQKAYGARSGASNPASSSYENFDWVTNENAYDGNMRLKNAYFFYKNDTFASLDVPWTFSIGRRPSTNGHLINYRDNDISSSPMAHTVNVEFDGLSSKFTLSKEWGTYVKFCAGRGLSNAAPKFSYAPYAETTDIPEIDLLGLIFVPFNSGQYSLNTQYYYANNLIDSVSPTDQTLGFDTVGGMHSFTANLLFKGIGNEWSDFLDESTFFISGAYTKTDPKDNKRMLYGATDENGATQTGDSKTGYSYWIGAQFPSLISKDGNWGLEFNHGSRYFRSITYAEDTNIGSKVAARGNAYEAYFTEYLVEKYLSMQIRATYIDYKYTGSNGFFGATSGASMEIDKIKTAAAAGDAASQAMLPMIVDKAQDIRFYIRYSY from the coding sequence ATGAAAAAGCCACTCGTTATATCTCTTGTAACTGCTACTTTACTAAGTACGAATGTTTACGCACAATCCATGTATGAAAAATTTGAAGCTATGCAAAAAGAGATGCAGATGCTAAAACAAGAAGTAGCAACTCTAAAAAAAGAAAAGAATTCTGAGCCTGAAGCACAAATGGCTGAAAAAGATACAGATGAAGAAGAAGCTATTTCAATAGAAGAGGAAGATGACGATTTAGAAGAAACATTAGAATTCTTTGATTCTAAAATCTCCCAACTAAATAAAGCTACAAGCGGTAATCGCCTAAAATTTGGGGCAGATTATCGTTTTACTTTAGATAATATCAAATATACGATGGCTGATAAAAGTAAAGCCAAAAACGATGCTCTTATGACTAACCGCTTATGGATAAATATGTTTTGGAAAGCAAACAATGAACTAAGTTTTCGTGCCCAAGTTGCATATCAAAAAGCATACGGAGCTAGAAGCGGTGCATCCAATCCTGCTTCATCATCGTATGAAAATTTTGACTGGGTTACAAACGAAAATGCATATGATGGAAATATGAGACTTAAAAATGCTTACTTTTTTTATAAAAATGATACTTTTGCATCTTTAGACGTACCTTGGACATTCAGTATAGGTCGTCGTCCATCTACAAACGGTCATCTTATAAACTACCGCGATAACGATATAAGTTCATCCCCTATGGCTCATACGGTAAATGTTGAATTTGACGGATTAAGTTCAAAATTTACTCTCTCAAAAGAGTGGGGTACATATGTAAAGTTTTGTGCAGGTCGCGGTTTAAGCAATGCAGCACCTAAATTTTCATATGCGCCGTATGCCGAGACTACCGATATACCTGAAATTGATTTGCTCGGCCTTATCTTTGTTCCTTTCAATAGCGGTCAGTATTCATTAAATACGCAATACTATTATGCCAATAACCTTATAGATTCCGTAAGCCCAACAGATCAAACTCTAGGCTTTGATACGGTCGGGGGTATGCATAGCTTTACGGCTAATCTTTTATTTAAAGGTATCGGAAATGAGTGGAGTGATTTTTTAGACGAGAGTACTTTTTTTATAAGTGGAGCTTACACTAAAACCGATCCAAAAGACAATAAACGTATGCTTTACGGTGCAACGGATGAAAACGGAGCTACACAAACAGGAGATTCCAAAACAGGTTATTCTTACTGGATTGGGGCTCAATTTCCTTCTCTTATAAGCAAAGACGGAAATTGGGGCTTGGAGTTTAACCACGGAAGCAGATATTTTAGAAGTATTACATATGCTGAAGATACAAATATCGGTTCTAAAGTTGCTGCTCGCGGTAATGCTTATGAAGCTTATTTTACGGAATATCTTGTAGAAAAATACTTAAGTATGCAAATACGTGCTACATATATAGATTACAAATATACCGGAAGCAACGGTTTCTTTGGAGCAACAAGCGGAGCATCTATGGAGATAGACAAGATTAAAACGGCAGCTGCGGCAGGAGATGCCGCGTCACAAGCTATGCTACCGATGATTGTGGATAAAGCACAAGACATTAGATTTTACATAAGATATTCGTATTAA
- a CDS encoding Sec-independent protein translocase subunit TatA/TatB, translated as MGMPSGTELLIIFGIIVLLFGAKKIPDLAKGLGKGIKNFKAEMKDDSTEVASNEPKKVEGSEEDSTSTEAPKNTTQA; from the coding sequence ATGGGAATGCCTAGTGGAACAGAACTACTTATAATTTTTGGAATAATTGTATTGTTATTTGGTGCGAAAAAAATACCTGACCTAGCTAAAGGTCTTGGAAAAGGTATCAAAAACTTCAAAGCAGAGATGAAAGACGACTCTACGGAAGTTGCATCAAATGAACCTAAAAAAGTTGAGGGTTCAGAAGAGGACTCGACATCTACAGAAGCTCCAAAAAATACTACACAAGCGTAA